The following nucleotide sequence is from Salvia splendens isolate huo1 chromosome 2, SspV2, whole genome shotgun sequence.
cccgtgccaagtCAATCGGTGCCAATTAATGGGGAACAGAAGGAGTATGTTTTTCTCTCTTATGAGATGGACCTGATTCTCCagtctccactaacaatacttcaatcactttttctttctacatctctcatactttatcaattttacgttaaaactcatgtcattaCGGTACAGAAGGAACCAAAACATTTTTTCCTCTACATAAAGTTAAGTCATCCCCACGATTTAATAATGTATGTTATTCTCAGACGAGTTCCACTTGCTCACGGCGCCGGAAATTCTTACCCCTTTTCTATCCTATAATAACTAGTGtatgtctatatatatatgcatctatttctcttctctcactccacttatatagtagtattagtagTAGTACACAACATGAAATCCACGTTGCACTTCAAATTACGTCGACACCATTTATTTCACACACTAAACTAACTCCCCATCTCTCTCTATATAAATAACCACACAAACCCCTCTCCTAATTCATTCCCAACCAAAAAATGACGACTACGGTGCAGGCCTGGCCCGAGCCCGTGGTCCGGGTCCAACATTTGTCGGACAGCGGGATCCGGGTCATACCCGACCGCTACGTCAAGAAGCCTGCGGACCGGCCGGGCGCCGCCGCCAGCGAGGGCTCCGCCTGCGACATTCCGGTCATCGACATGAGTTCCGGCGATGCGGCGGCGCTGATCGACGAGGCGTGCCGCGAGTGGGGGTTCTTCCAGGTGGCGAGCCACGGCGTCTGCCCCGACCTCATGGCGCGCTGCCGCGAGGCGTGGCGGGAGTTCTTTCAGCTGCCGCTGGCGGAGAAGCAGAGGTATGCTAACTCGCCGGCGACGTACGAGGGCTATGGGAGCCGGCTCGGCGTCGAGAAGGGGATATCTCTGGACTGGAGCGATTACTTCTTCCTTCATTTTCTCCCCATTGGGCTCAGAGATGAGAACAAATGGCCAACTTTACCTGTTTCATGCAGGTTAGTATGATGTTGTCCACTTTGGGTCGGGCCTTATACTTGTAGAGTTTTATTTGCAATTTATTTATATGTACTAACTCtgttcacaaaaaatagaccCGGTTGTTTATGGTAcgagaattggtaaagtaagagagatgtgaaaaaaataacagagtaatagtgttagtggattgtggggtctacattattagtattaatatttaaatgtttaaaacATTCCATATTTAGAAATTGGTGTAATTTTGGTAGACATACTAAAGTGGTAAAAATTggtctatttattttttttacggATGTAGTGTAATTTAACTTGGTTGGCGGTGTTTTATTGACTATAGTGATGAACTATGAAATTGGAGATATAATGGAaaaaatgtgttttgtgtaggGAATTGGCTGCGGAATATAGTAGAGAAGTGGTGGAATTGTGTGGAAAATTGATGAAGATTTTGGCGAGAAATCTTGGGCTCAGAGAGGACTACCTTTTAGAAGCATTTGGAGGAGAGGAGGAGTTGGGTGCATGCATGCGTGTTAACTATTACCCAAAATGCCCTCAGCCGGACCGCACCCTTGGCCTTTCTTCGCACTCCGATCCTGGCGGTATGACCGTCCTTTATTCCGATGAAAACGTCTCCGGCCTCCAAGTCCGACGTGGCGACACCTGGATCACCGTTATGCCCCAACCCAACACCTTCATTGTCAACTTAGGCGACCAACTCCAGGTCAAAAAACTTACTTTAAATGACACAAAAATACGGATATGATTATATAtagtcattttttaaaaataatctcatttgttttatttatgaatTTAGATATTGAGTAATGCAAATTATAAAAGCGTGGAGCACCGCGTGCTCGTGAATTCGGCCAAGGAGAGGGTATCGCTGGCATTCTTCTACAATCCCAAGGGTGATAAGGTCATTAAGCCGGCCGAGGAGCTGGTCTTGCCGGGGCAGCCGTTGCGATACTCCCCCACCACTTATAACGACTACCGTCTCTACATTAGGATGAAGGGTCCTTGCGGCAAGTCTCAACTCGAATCACTATAATCGAtttctaaataaattaattactatataaataaaaacttgTATTTTCTCTCCTTATATAATTTGGTGAAGTATTCAACTAATTACCCCAAATTTAAGGAAGGAAGGGTATATTGGGTGTGATATTTATTTGAGTAGATTATGTATGATGTAATTTATGTTATTTGTTTTATGAATGTTATGTAATTTGGAATATAATTTTAACTAGCTAAGTAGTCATTTTTCATTATTGAtgtcataattttatttgtatttagaATTTCTTTTACAACAAAAGAATGacattatacaaaaaaaaatgtgcatatttgagatCAACATATCACCAATCTATTATTAGATGATGATTGAGAACGACTTATATAATCTCCAACAAATGTCCCACCaatttgattttaaattaatgttATATGATCGACTTAGTTTTCGGATCTGGTTTGATTAAGGAAAGAGAAGTGATAGGATTTGAATCCaaaaaatcaaagcaaaataattaattgaattattgcgtggTCATTGCCAATACATATATAGTATAATGGTAATAGCAAATTTTATGTGGACGTCTACACAAGTCGCGATCATGGGCAACATTTTCCTCTTTTATGTGGTAATCAATGGAGAGAGATCAATTGATTATGTACGTGGCTTCTTTATTTTCACATTTGAGTTTCTCAATCAAATGCAGATTGTAGGGATCAGATTAcccggattcactaattaccgagacctctttggtcttgtaCAAGATAGCTCAGTCAAACTATCACCCACACGACTGATTTTATACAGGTAAAGCCTAGCTATTACAACATATATAGCTAACTATCTCGGACCACGCACTCTTGATTGGATGCGCCTCTGGACTACTGAGATCCCTGCACACTTGAAAACCCTAGTTAGTAGACAAGGAaagatcctctcggatctaaaCAAATAATGCAGTAATAAAAGAGAAATCAAAGGAATCACATAGATCTAGTAGCTATGGCTCAACCACCCGCTAATAATACAGATCTATTCACCAAAACCACGATCCAAGGGAGCAACATTAAATCCAACCgtgaaaatcttcacacaccatAGATTACAACCCCAAACCACTCTATTGCACCGGATCTGTCCACTCTCTAAGCCCACAACCACAAGAAACCTCTCAACAAGAAACCCTAACTTCTCTGGAACTCACGCAACCGAACCAGTTGCTTTCTCCCACTCACACTCACGTTTAATCACTCAAATAACCGTGATAAACCATAGTGAAACAACCAGAGAATCATCAGAGAAGAAGAAACACAAGAGAAACTCAATAGactcgagagagagagagagagagagagagaagtgagagaaagagagagtaaagaaTTGAATGAGGCGGTGAGAGGAAGATGGGGTGTATATCATCCGGGAAAACGGGCTAGGGCAAACACAGCCCAACACATTACCTGGGCCTAAATAATTCTCGGGCCCAAATAATAGTCCACCAATAAATCAGCCCATATAATCAACATACTCCACATTGGACATTATTTTGGGAAACTAATTGCACTATTAGCTAAGGTTTTGAATCATCATAGCCAACAAGGCAGTTCCCACAGCACCAAAAAACCAAGTTCACTTGCATAGGGAAACCACCAGGTTTGCCTACTAGAATCCAAAGGGGCTGACACCCATTAGTCTATAGGACTTAGTGCCTCCAGCCACCATACACCCTTACCAAAGTAGTCAGGTAACTGAGGTTTTTTATACCCGGGGACATGCAGCTACCCTAGGTCAAAATGCAAATACTTAATGCAGAAAAGAAGTTTTTCAAGTGGTAAGCATTTGGTCCCCATGTCAGCTGGGTTTTTATCAGTGTGCACTTTTAAAAGATAAACATCATTCTTTTCTACAATACCTCTGATGTAATGAAACCTTAAATCAATgtgcttagttctatcatggaaaAAAGGATTTTTACACAATTGAATGGCAGACTGAGAACCAGAGAACACAACTGGAGGAGTTTTCACAAAATTGAGTTAAGAAAGTACTCCCTTCAACCAGACAGCCTCTTTCATTGCCTTAGTAATGGCAATGTACTCAGATTCAGTAGTGGACAGAGCCACTATATGTTGCAACTGTGATTTCCAACTTATACATGATCTGCATACAGTAAAGACATAGGAGGTGGTGGACTTCCTCTTATCTCTATCATTAGCATAATTGGAATCAACAAATCCAGTCAATTTAACACCTTCTTCACATCTAGAATAGCACAAACCATACTTTGCAGTATTTTTAAGATATCTCAACAACCATTTCAAAGCCTCCCAATGAACAGGACCAGGATTAGATATGTATCTACTCAAGCAAGACACAGCATAGACAATATCAGGCTTAGTGCTAACCATCAAGTACATCACAGATCCAATAGCATTAGCATAGGGAACTTTCTTCATGGCATTGATATCATATTCAGATTGAGGGCACTGGTCTTTACTCAACATAAAATGAGCAACTAAGGGCACAGAAGCAGGCTTAACAGCTAAGGGCACCGGATGATATACATCCCCCTTCTCTCACCGCCTCATTCAATTCttcactctctctttctctcacttctctctctctctcgagtCTGTTGAGTTTCCCTTGTGTTTCTTATTCTCTGATGATTCTCTGGTTGTTTCACTATGGTTTATCACGGTTATTTGAGTGGTTAAACGTGAGTGTGAGTGGGAGAAAGCAACTGGTTCGGTTGCGTGAGTTCCAGAGAAGTTAGGGTTTCTTGTTGAGAGGTTTCTTGTGGTTGTGGGCTTAGAGAGTGGACAGATCTGGTGCAGTGGAGTGGTTTGGGGTTGTAATCCGTGGTGTGTGAAGAGTTTCACGGTTAGATTCAACGTTGCTCCATTGGATCGTGTTTTTGGTGAATATATCTGTACTAttagcgggtggctgagccataGCTACTAGATCTATGCGATTCCTTTGATTTCTCTCTTATTACTGCATTATTTGtttagatccgagaggatcttTCCTTGTCTACTAACTAGGGTTTTCAAGTGTGCAGGGATCTCGGTAGTCCAGAGGCGCATCCAGTCAAGGAGTGCGTGGTCCGAGATAGTTAGCTATATATGTTGTAATAGCTAGGCTTTACTTGTATAAAATTAGTCGCGTGGGTGATAGTTTGACTGAGCTATCTTGTAAAAGACCAAAGTTgtctcggtaattagtgaatccgggtagtctgatccctacacaTATCAATCTCGTTAATGGTGTgctagtttcatttttaatttataatcataGATGTAATCTTATCAATAATTGTTAGACGTATAACATCTACGTATTATAACATACtttatacttatatttttaaaatagatgGTAAATTGTTGTTTGAGAAAATTCATGTACAAATGGTTTCTTATTacattaaaataaacaaaattactataaatatttatgtattaaattactgaaatgtaatatttttcaaaacaaTATACTATAAATTGGTCCTAATTTGTAGTAGTACTTAATTTGCTCCATTTAAGTTTGAAATATTGATTTGTTTCATATCTTataaaagtagttgaattgacatttcaataaaaggaaaaattgactTCTTTGTATTATATTGGTTGCAACATCACTTTTTACATGTTGTCAGCTGCCATTTATGGAAAtcagtagtagtatttttttgccCTCATGCATGATACTATACATTTTCCGGCTAATTTAATTGACGAGAATCTTGTGTTATTTTTTGTAtgatgaaattaaataattaaaagagtACGGAATGAAGATGAAAAGAATAGAATCAAAACAGGAATGGAACGATAATTTTGAATCCCTTCTTGTGCATGCTAAATGCGAAGAATATAGAGCACAATTATTATTCCTTATACAGGAATGGAATAAACTGTACACGCACACTAAACACACTGACACACAACGTTGGGGTTGTTGGTTTGCAAAATTGTATCCCGAGATTAgttatgtagtgtgtttggttcatgagattcaataccacgactcaatcctagatagataatcatgagataattagttagctaaccccctatgactaaaataatctcacaactttaTCCTACATTATATCTttgtactattttatctagaaaaCCGAACACTACCATACTGTACACACACTATATGTATGTAGGATCTTTCATGTAACTATTTAAATGAGTTTTTAgttataaattagtaaaattgaTATGAAAACCAAAATAGTTTAAcagaaattataaattaattactgACAAATAAACATAACACTACAAAAAGCGCGATATATTGACGGAATCAGTGACGGAAAATTATCCTTCTTTAATTATTGGCGGAATTAGTGACAGTATGAGTTTCTGAAAATAATAACATTTTATTGTTGTTAAATTTAGTGTCGGACAAATCAGTCCCTAAATTTTTTATTGACAAGCTTTTTAAAGACGGCTTCTTTTCGGCGGTAATCTGTCACTAACGTTGTTTAGTGTCGGAATTTCGATGATTAGTGATGGATATTTCCGTCACTAAATGGCGAGTTTTTCGTAGtgtaatataataattataattaatataacaaccttttctttttagttgagAATACAAACAACATTTAAGGTGCTTAAAGAATCGAAtctgtgacatccctaacccgaaacatgcatcaatttgaatattgatatatatatattcatttattattgcatatttataatgttatatatatatatatatatatatatatatatatatataagtgtgcTATGTGACCTTGAATAGCTAATTTAAGTACAAGTGCATGTGTAATAATACGTATGTGTGTGCATGGGAGTGTGTAGTGCATgagaaatatatatattttgatagTGATCCTAAATGAgatataaataatagtagtagcatagttaaaaaaaaatacatgtgTATATGTTAGCATGTACGTGGTCACTAGTTAATAGTGCCACTAATCATATTGGACAAATGTCAAAGAATGGACTACATAGTATGCATGCtgctttttattttaatatttataattgatATCAGTAGCATTaagttaattttttatatataactTCCTTTgcatgtttatatatatatgcagAGGTAGTGAatttggaaaaagaaaaaaaagggagaaaaggaaaaatgaaataaaagaaagaaaaatagaataGTAGTTGGAGACGAGAATAGTAGTTGGAGACGAGAGCAAAAATTAGAAGAAGAAATAAGAGTCATAGATCGCAAAGCAGAATTGGgattttagttaaattatttATCTTAAGGtttgtataaatcacacttttaattctacatgttttatttgcttctttgctaggtgttaaacaaaatgaatgatttgattatatgatgggatccaatatgattatgtgttatttgatatagatggtggaatatgatattGATACTTTATTGGtgcaaatgatatgtttatgatattgattatgtgaatcattggattaaagaggatctgtgacagccttgtactggatctgaaattttagagggacctatgagtccaaatacagagggaccttcgggtaaaatacagagggacctatgagtccaattacagagggaccttcgggtcaaatacagagggacctatgagtccaattacagagagacattcgggtcatagaggaatcccgggcagataccaggcttgactgttacagaataataaactgaatagagtgacatatgtatatgaatatgaaatggtttatttttaaattatgttatatattatttctgattatatgtattgataaaagaatatgtttgatgtttgtatcatgtgagattaaaggtgaaaatttatatacactgagttgtggctcatttaaaccactaaatttttcaggaataagatagcagtaagttttgactgacatgggtcataggaactccacgttttatcaggttcggcggctgacgcatattggcaaccttctcctcctcatcattttgcatgtagataaatgtataatatatagagtggtgagagggttcactactttacaggatattttgaaatatgtagcggataagtgttggtttgaacctATATAATAggtgtgttctatgaattagataAATGTATTGATTGCGTTTATGATAagagatttatttattaaaagagtatacgtcagagtgGTTGAGGTGTCACAGTttaggtggtatcagagcggggatAGAATCCCGCTGGGACATAGTATTCATGTATATCATATGATACATTTCGGTTAGAAGTTTCATTTGCATTTGTATTATCATAAACATGTCTCACTGAGGAGAGAAGGGTCAGCCGCCCTGCATcatcaattaattatagaaaCATCTCATATACATATTGCATCATATGGTGATTTCTAGTAAATACATGGACCAATGATGAgtcaaagaggtagaaacatTAAATAGCACTGAAAAGtggaattgttgactttgtgAGACTACTGATCTGACCGAGGCCGAGATATGGTTGAAAAGGATAGAACATGTGTTCAATCGGATGAGTTGTATGTCAGATGATCGTTTTGATTACACAGTGTCTCTTCTTTGAAGCAATGCTTACTATTGGTGAGAAACAGTCCCACAAActattatacaatctttggtACTAAGTTCAGACGATTTCTCTAGagaatttaatgataaatatatgcaaGAAGTGTATTGTGATGATGGAGTAAAGAGAGATTCTGTCTTTAAAAAAGAACTATGTTTGTTGTTGATTATGAGTTTGCATTGTTTCAGTATACACGGTTTATCTAGATTGCGTGGTACGAGGTAATTCAGTTGAGCTGCCAGCGGATATTGATTCCTTTTTTCATacacaaatttgatattatcatgAGTATAGATTGGTTGTCGCTTCATCGAACTAAGATAGCTTATCAtgtaaaaaaaatggtaatataatCATCGAAACGAGATCGAGTGATATTTAATGGTATCGATAAATTGCAACTTGTCTTATACTAGCTACATCGGCTTTTCGATTTATTCAAAGTGGAGATTTGCCTAGATTAGCACCTGATCAAGAGACAAAATTCACTATTGAGTTACTACCAGGTACTGCATCTATTTCTATTCATCCTTATCAAATGTCTTGATTAGAGTTTCAAGAGTTAAATAAATAGTTACAAGAGTTGGCAGACAAGAGATATGTATGACTCAATGTTTTACTTTGGAGAGCaccaatattatttttgaagaagaaagacgacaCACTGCGGCATTATATACACTATTGGAAGTCGAATCAAGTGACTGTGAAGAATAAATATCTATTGCCGAGAATATAAGacttatttgatcaatttcaaGGTATGCAACTGTTTTTGAGTACTGGTTTTCGATCATGACACCATCAGTTGAAGATAGCTAAAGAGAATCTTGCAGAGACACCATTTTAAACTCAGTACGACTATTATGAGTTTTGGTTATGCCTTTCAAATTAACTATTGCACCTACAATTATTTATGGCATTGGTGAACGAAGTCTCTCAACCATTCCTATATCACTTagtgattatttttaattacttaCTATTATATTTCACGAAGTACATATGAGCATGTTAATAATTTGCAGTTAGTATTACAAGTTTTGCGAGATAAACATCTTATTGCAAGGTTGGGTAAGTGTAAGTCTAGCTAGatcatatggtattattgggacACATGGTATCAGGTTGAAGAATAGAAATGGATATACATAATATTGAAGTATTTGTCAACTGAAAATGATTCTCGATTATGGTTGAATTGATGAAGATGTTATTACGGAAGAGTTCTCCTCTTATATGGGGTGAAGCATGTCAAAACAGTTTTGATGAGTTGAAGCATTGATTGACTATGTCGTCTATATTGGTTATTTCCACAGGTATATGATATTATGTTATTTACAGTAATGCACTGCAACATGGATTTGGTTTTCttctattaaaaaaatggaaagtttattgCTTATGCGTCAAGGACAATCacgagtacatgaagcttcttaTTCTATTTCTGATCTGGATTTAACAGTGTGGTTTTCCTTCTAAGATTTGGCATCATTATTTGTATGGAGGACTTCATCGAATTCTGGTTGATCACGAgagtttgaaatatttgaagagtaagaaggagttgaatatgagactAAAACATTGGATGGACATTCTTACAGAATATGATTGCACCATCGAATACCATCTTAAGAAGGTGAATGTTGTTACAGATACATTGAGTTACAAGTCAAGCAGAGTGATTACACATATGCAAATAACATCATTATTAAAGTATTATTGTTGgccgaagaggaagaagaaagtcGTAGAGTTTGTTTCGAGGTGTTTGACGTGTCAAGATATTAAATCAGATTATCATATGTCAACATGTTTGTTGAAGCCTTTAACTATTCTAGTCTCAAAATGAGAACACATTACCATAAAATTTGGTACAGGGTCACCGATAGTACATTTCTTACCTATAAGATGGCGTTGTTCGTTATATCACTTAGCTGAAAAGTATGCGAAAGATGCAACACAATTATATGGTATTCTATCTTGTATGTCTAGAGGTCCGCAATTTACTATCTATGGAGACATGATTATattttagtaatatttttcaCCCTTAGAAA
It contains:
- the LOC121764250 gene encoding jasmonate-induced oxygenase 2-like → MTTTVQAWPEPVVRVQHLSDSGIRVIPDRYVKKPADRPGAAASEGSACDIPVIDMSSGDAAALIDEACREWGFFQVASHGVCPDLMARCREAWREFFQLPLAEKQRYANSPATYEGYGSRLGVEKGISLDWSDYFFLHFLPIGLRDENKWPTLPVSCRELAAEYSREVVELCGKLMKILARNLGLREDYLLEAFGGEEELGACMRVNYYPKCPQPDRTLGLSSHSDPGGMTVLYSDENVSGLQVRRGDTWITVMPQPNTFIVNLGDQLQILSNANYKSVEHRVLVNSAKERVSLAFFYNPKGDKVIKPAEELVLPGQPLRYSPTTYNDYRLYIRMKGPCGKSQLESL
- the LOC121777684 gene encoding secreted RxLR effector protein 161-like, with the protein product MLSKDQCPQSEYDINAMKKVPYANAIGSVMYLMVSTKPDIVYAVSCLSRYISNPGPVHWEALKWLLRYLKNTAKYGLCYSRCEEGVKLTGFVDSNYANDRDKRKSTTSYVFTVCRSCISWKSQLQHIVALSTTESEYIAITKAMKEAVWLKGVLS